Proteins encoded together in one Euwallacea similis isolate ESF13 chromosome 12, ESF131.1, whole genome shotgun sequence window:
- the fabp gene encoding myelin P2 protein isoform X2, producing the protein MVDAHLGKKYKLESSDNFDEYMKALGVGLITRKVGNTVSPVVDLAKEGDEYILSSISTFKNVILKFKPGVEFEHETPDGTKATSTISIEGNTLKEVQKRSDGKVTTIDRTFTDDEVKMVMNIGDITSTRVYKLQA; encoded by the exons ATGGTAGACGCACATCTTGGCAAAAAATACAAGCTAGAAAGCAGCGATAATTTCGATGAATATATGAAGGCACTGG GTGTGGGGCTTATTACCAGAAAAGTGGGCAACACTGTATCACCAGTAGTGGACCTGGCCAAAGAAGGAGATGAATACattctttcttcaatttcgACGTTTAAAAACGTGATTCTTAAGTTTAAACCTGGCGTGGAATTTGAGCATGAAACTCCAGATGGTACCAAAGCAACTTCCACCATAAGTATTGAGGGAAACACTCTGAAGGAGGTTCAAAAGCGAAGTGATGGCAAGGTTACCACCATTGATAGAACCTTTACTGATGATGAAGttaaaatg gttaTGAACATTGGAGATATTACTTCTACCAGAGTCTACAAACTGCAAGCTTGA
- the fabp gene encoding myelin P2 protein isoform X1, with the protein MVLEGILGKKYKLATSDKFEDYMKALGVGLITRKVGNTVSPVVDLAKEGDEYILSSISTFKNVILKFKPGVEFEHETPDGTKATSTISIEGNTLKEVQKRSDGKVTTIDRTFTDDEVKMVMNIGDITSTRVYKLQA; encoded by the exons atGGTGTTGGAAGGGATACTCGGCAAGAAATACAAGTTGGCGACCAGCGACAAGTTTGAGGATTATATGAAGGCTTTAG GTGTGGGGCTTATTACCAGAAAAGTGGGCAACACTGTATCACCAGTAGTGGACCTGGCCAAAGAAGGAGATGAATACattctttcttcaatttcgACGTTTAAAAACGTGATTCTTAAGTTTAAACCTGGCGTGGAATTTGAGCATGAAACTCCAGATGGTACCAAAGCAACTTCCACCATAAGTATTGAGGGAAACACTCTGAAGGAGGTTCAAAAGCGAAGTGATGGCAAGGTTACCACCATTGATAGAACCTTTACTGATGATGAAGttaaaatg gttaTGAACATTGGAGATATTACTTCTACCAGAGTCTACAAACTGCAAGCTTGA
- the LOC136412598 gene encoding methyltransferase-like protein 25B, with product MSHNILKGATTCHKTIQIYKDLLESYVSDFYVENHWNKKLSKSWKIYLASLTFEQLGILLSYRQPSKSTLVPLTIMCLQKILQNFSITRTQVPITSTTVQPEDELFNKYVWKNVKLKKKHEIEIMSRVCYDVGLKTNCFNIVDIGSGLGHLSRILAYKYGFNICTFEANEILTRAAQELDKKFEQILTNKNISHFNKQRPVHTSKRIDESLTSKEFERLIIQAFNIENNEEFKVGITGLHPCGNLGSTLLKLFKDSSMVVFINMVSCCYMKLSLEPSGICGFPLSTFCKKQRYKLDYLTCEAACHAIERFTLNLEIGNCTNLKIHAYRAALESLIDKTDKTLRHCAVSNVKYTEGLKFKDYCTKAVQKYDLEFAAEELEYYERIIEGTWKDTVKFYSMRLFLAPLVESVILYDRLLYLSEGSFYCDLISAFDSKISARNQVLVAHKKK from the coding sequence ATGTCCCACAATATATTAAAAGGTGCAACAACGTGCCACaaaacaatacaaatttataaagaTCTGCTGGAATCTTATGTATCAGACTTCTATGTGGAAAATCACTGGAACAAGAAACTCTCAAAAAGCTGGAAAATCTACTTAGCATCCCTCACATTTGAGCAGCTTGGAATTCTGTTGTCCTATCGCCAACCTTCTAAGTCCACCTTAGTTCCATTAACAATCATGTGCCTCCAGAAAATACTTCAAAACTTCTCAATTACAAGAACTCAAGTACCAATTACATCCACCACAGTACAACCTGAAGATGAGCTGTTCAACAAATACGTATGGAAGAATGTAAAGCTGAAAAAGAAACATGAGATTGAAATAATGTCGAGAGTCTGCTATGACGTGGGGCTTAAGACAAACTGCTTTAATATTGTTGACATTGGATCAGGCTTAGGACATTTAAGTCGAATATTGGCTTACAAATATGGCTTCAATATTTGTACTTTTGAGGCCAATGAAATACTGACAAGGGCTGCTCAAGAGCTTGACAAAAAGTTTGAACAAATTctcacaaataaaaatatctcacATTTTAACAAGCAAAGACCTGTGCACACAAGCAAACGAATAGATGAATCTTTGACTAGTAAAGAATTTGAAAGGCTAATAATTCAGGCCTTTAACATTGAGAATAATGAAGAGTTTAAAGTGGGGATTACAGGGCTCCATCCTTGTGGAAACTTAGGCTCCacacttttaaaactttttaaagacTCCTCTATGGTGGTTTTTATTAACATGGTCAGTTGCTGTTATATGAAATTATCATTAGAACCTTCAGGAATCTGCGGTTTTCCTTTGAGCACATTTTGCAAGAAGCAGAGGTATAAATTGGATTACTTAACTTGTGAGGCAGCCTGCCATGCAATTGAACGTTTTACCCTCAACCTTGAAATAGGAAATtgtacaaatttgaaaatacacGCTTATAGAGCTGCACTCGAAAGCCTTATTGATAAAACTGATAAAACATTAAGGCATTGTGCAGTAAGTAATGTGAAGTACACTGAAGGGTTGAAGTTTAAGGACTATTGCACAAAGGCTGTTCAGAAGTATGATTTGGAATTTGCAGCTGAGGAGCTGGAGTATTATGAACGCATAATAGAGGGGACTTGGAAGGATACTGTTAAGTTTTATTCAATGAGGCTGTTTTTGGCTCCTTTAGTGGAATCTGTGATACTATATGATCGGTTGTTATATTTGTCAGAAGGTAGTTTTTACTGTGATCTTATATCAGCTTTTGACAGTAAAATTTCGGCTAGAAATCAAGTATTGgtggcacataaaaaaaagtag
- the LOC136412577 gene encoding tyrosine-protein kinase transmembrane receptor Ror-like isoform X1 → MNKVLCLLAVTLLFSSLVNAIPADDEDYEEDNEEDYEDEHSTENTTSNGTLTFIQSLLNVTKDPEKTARFVCQVHNSDPNNTKVNFVWKINEMPVKGGGNRIKIRNFKEKDSNWRSVLTIKKLEFFDKGFIQCIARNGMDRIRSQCALQVNPESHRWGSTAANALNFGGLDPESTGDVTTFLPNPVQKSGNQDQNHLMSTVPQKAKTFSAPITFDLDSSGKVTDNSESSEPLVVYNGSEPFCQIYKGQVCKNFLANRYVFVQPPYTQEDVESKLFNAFAVISRSKDISSSCSKFAQPSICFSAFPLCLDHRVVNQFQQTHIEDFRLAINETKKKFQNIRKRLTNSLRRVCRDECILLETELCSKEYSIAKRHPVIGQIMELEVCESLPVEMDPSSRHCLSLGVGDFKGNKDEQCYWDTGKLYRGVHNTTQSGEMCIKWSHQFHLLPSDYPELAGHNYCRNPGESEPEPFCYVEHNRKEICGISKCLLVFGTYVVGILAFIGLMVVIVFMYFYCRRKSKVARNLQNKDLPQVNKNIYGNPGPSSPIEMNSLLPPVNNIPTTNHRSHNHSKVGYQSLPQYTYKEVRFIKELGEGAFGKVYQGELKTRSGKVFVAVKSLKENASAKTQADFQREIELISELKHPNIICLLGVVTKQEPMCMLFEYMSEGDLHEFLIGNSPENGKCLTHDQFLDIAIQIAQGMEYLSENHYVHRDLAARNCLVSKDLEVKISDFGLSRDMYSCDYYRVQSKSLLPVRWMPPESILYGKFTTESDVWSYGVVLWEIYSYGLQPYYGYNNQDVINMIRSRKLLPCPDACPSYCYALMVECWAEQANRRPTFKEISDRLKVWKQSGSTNGAYFKSVPSSCQPTPQRHCMAGSKSSHTSDSQTLCPAMENQISSLTWESDRHNISKPSSSRLHDSQSSLTSGRSSSLGNATQSTNISGEGRRERRHKGSRNLDSLDRMNPKSTVVSSSTSGDNFETRIRE, encoded by the exons ATGAATAAGGTCCTTTGTTTATTGGCTGTGACACTGCTTTTTAGCTCATTAG TCAATGCAATCCCCGCAGACGATGAGGATTACGAAGAAGACAACGAGGAAGACTATGAAGATGAACATTCCACCGAAAATACTACATCGAATG GTACATTAACCTTTATTCAGTCGCTTTTGAATGTGACCAAAGACCCGGAAAAGACCGCCAGATTTGTGTGTCAGGTCCATAATTCAGACCCCAATAACACCAAAGTGAATTTTGTCTGGAAGATTAATGAAATGCCAGTAAAAGGGGGAGGAAACAGGATTAAAATCCGGAATTTTAAG GAAAAGGACAGCAATTGGCGTTCAGTATTAACAATAAAGAAACTGGAGTTTTTCGATAAAGGTTTTATTCAGTGTATTGCCAGGAATGGGATGGATCGTATACGATCACAATGTGCTTTGCAGGTCAATCCTGAATCTCACAGATGGG GAAGCACTGCGGCGAATGCTTTGAATTTCGGCGGTTTGGACCCCGaaag tacTGGGGATGTAACCACGTTCCTGCCAAATCCGGTACAGAAAAGTGGAAATCAGGATCAAAATCATTTAATGTCTACAGTACCACAAAAGGCTAAAACTTTTAGCGCCCCCATCACCTTTGATTTGGATAGTTCAGGGAAAGTGACTGATAATAGTGAAAGTTCAGAGCCTTTAGTTGTTTATAATGGGTCTGAGCCCTTCTGTCAAATATAcaa agGCCAAGTTTGCAAGAATTTCCTCGCGAACAGATACGTCTTCGTCCAACCTCCATATACGCAGGAAGACGTAGAAAGCAAATTATTTAACGCCTTTGCCGTAATATCCAGATCAAA agATATATCGAGTAGCTGCAGTAAATTCGCCCAGCCGAGCATATGCTTCTCTGCATTTCCCCTGTGTTTGGATCACAGAGTGGTGAATCAATTTCAGCAGACCCACATCGAGGATTTCAGACTAGCCATCAATGAGACCAAGAAAAAGttccaaaatattagaaaaaggCTGACGAATAGCCTGCGGCGCGTATGTAGAGACGAGTGCATTTTACTGGAAACTGAGCTGTGCAGTAAAGAGTATTCCATCGCCAAAAGACATCCAGTAATAG GGCAGATTATGGAACTGGAAGTGTGCGAGAGCCTTCCAGTGGAAATGGATCCCAGTTCCAGACATTGTTTGTCTTTGGGAGTaggggattttaaaggaaataaagaTGAGCAGTGTTATTGGGACACCGGGAAGTTGTACCGGGGCGTGCATAATACCACCCAATCAGGGGAAATGTGCATCAAATGGTCCCATCAATTCCATTTGTTGCCCTCCGATTATCCGGAGTTAGCGGGGCATAATTATTGCAGAAATCCCGGGGAAAGTGAACCGGAGCCCTTCTGCTATGTGGAACACAATAGGAAGGAGATATGCGGTATTTCCAAGTGCC TTCTAGTATTCGGCACATACGTCGTAGGGATCTTGGCGTTTATTGGATTAATGGTGGTGATAGTTTTCATGTATTTTTACTGCAGGAGGAAGTCGAAAGTCGCCAGAAATCTTCAGAAT AAGGACTTGCCCCAAGTCAACAAAAACATCTACGGAAATCCAGGACCTTCCAGCCCTATAGAAATGAATAGTCTTTTGCCTCCTGTTAACAATATTCCAACTACCAACCATCGCAGCCACAACCACAGCAAAGTTGGCTACCAAAGCCTTCCACAATACACTTACAAAGAAGTGCGGTTCATAAAAGAGTTGGGAGAAGGCGCATTTG GAAAGGTCTATCAAGGCGAACTCAAAACGAGATCAGGCAAAGTCTTTGTGGCGGTTAAATCGTTGAAGGAAAACGCGTCTGCCAAAACACAGGCGGATTTCCAGAGAGAAATTGAGCTCATTTCCGAGTTGAAACACCCCAATATTATATGTCTACTAGGTGTGGTCACTAAACAAGAGCCCATGTGTATGTTGTTTGAATACATGTCGGAA GGAGATTTACACGAATTCCTTATAGGAAACTCTCCGGAGAATGGCAAATGCTTAACGCATGATCAATTTCTCGATATCGCTATTCAAATTGCTCAAG GTATGGAATATCTCTCTGAAAACCATTACGTCCATAGAGATCTGGCAGCTAGAAACTGCCTGGTTTCCAAAGATTTGGAAGTAAAAATCAGCGACTTTGGACTTAGCAGAGACATGTATTCCTGCGACTATTACCG agTGCAGTCCAAGTCATTACTTCCAGTGCGTTGGATGCCGCCAGAATCGATTCTCTACGGTAAATTCACCACCGAGTCCGACGTTTGGAGCTATGGGGTGGTTTTATGGGAGATCTATAGTTATGGTTTGCAG CCCTATTATGGCTATAACAACCAAGACGTGATCAATATGATCCGCTCAAGGAAGCTCCTTCCGTGTCCAGACGCCTGCCCCAGTTACTGCTACGCGCTGATGGTGGAATGCTGGGCAGAGCAGGCTAATCGCAGGCCGACTTTCAAGGAAATCAGCGATAGGCTGAAGGTGTGGAAACAGAGCGGAAGCACTAATG GTGCCTATTTCAAGTCAGTGCCTTCATCATGTCAACCAACTCCTCAGCGACATTGTATGGCCGGCTCAAAGTCGAGTCACACCTCAGATTCGCAAACTTTATGTCCGGCCATGGAGAATCAG ATTTCTTCACTGACTTGGGAAAGTGACAGACATAATATATCAAAACCATCCTCTAGTCGATTACACGACAGCCAAAGCAGCCTCACTTCAGGGAGATCTTCTAG CTTAGGCAACGCCACGCAGAGCACAAATATTAGCGGGGAAGGCAGGAGAGAACGAAGACACAAAGGAAGCAGAAACTTGGACTCCTTGGATAGGATGAATCCTAAGAGTACGGTGGTGAGTAGTAGCACAAGTGGCGACAATTTCGAGACTAGAATTAGGGAGTGA
- the LOC136412577 gene encoding tyrosine-protein kinase transmembrane receptor Ror-like isoform X2: MNKVLCLLAVTLLFSSLVNAIPADDEDYEEDNEEDYEDEHSTENTTSNGTLTFIQSLLNVTKDPEKTARFVCQVHNSDPNNTKVNFVWKINEMPVKGGGNRIKIRNFKEKDSNWRSVLTIKKLEFFDKGFIQCIARNGMDRIRSQCALQVNPESHRWGSTAANALNFGGLDPESTGDVTTFLPNPVQKSGNQDQNHLMSTVPQKAKTFSAPITFDLDSSGKVTDNSESSEPLVVYNGSEPFCQIYKGQVCKNFLANRYVFVQPPYTQEDVESKLFNAFAVISRSKDISSSCSKFAQPSICFSAFPLCLDHRVVNQFQQTHIEDFRLAINETKKKFQNIRKRLTNSLRRVCRDECILLETELCSKEYSIAKRHPVIGQIMELEVCESLPVEMDPSSRHCLSLGVGDFKGNKDEQCYWDTGKLYRGVHNTTQSGEMCIKWSHQFHLLPSDYPELAGHNYCRNPGESEPEPFCYVEHNRKEICGISKCLLVFGTYVVGILAFIGLMVVIVFMYFYCRRKSKVARNLQNDLPQVNKNIYGNPGPSSPIEMNSLLPPVNNIPTTNHRSHNHSKVGYQSLPQYTYKEVRFIKELGEGAFGKVYQGELKTRSGKVFVAVKSLKENASAKTQADFQREIELISELKHPNIICLLGVVTKQEPMCMLFEYMSEGDLHEFLIGNSPENGKCLTHDQFLDIAIQIAQGMEYLSENHYVHRDLAARNCLVSKDLEVKISDFGLSRDMYSCDYYRVQSKSLLPVRWMPPESILYGKFTTESDVWSYGVVLWEIYSYGLQPYYGYNNQDVINMIRSRKLLPCPDACPSYCYALMVECWAEQANRRPTFKEISDRLKVWKQSGSTNGAYFKSVPSSCQPTPQRHCMAGSKSSHTSDSQTLCPAMENQISSLTWESDRHNISKPSSSRLHDSQSSLTSGRSSSLGNATQSTNISGEGRRERRHKGSRNLDSLDRMNPKSTVVSSSTSGDNFETRIRE; the protein is encoded by the exons ATGAATAAGGTCCTTTGTTTATTGGCTGTGACACTGCTTTTTAGCTCATTAG TCAATGCAATCCCCGCAGACGATGAGGATTACGAAGAAGACAACGAGGAAGACTATGAAGATGAACATTCCACCGAAAATACTACATCGAATG GTACATTAACCTTTATTCAGTCGCTTTTGAATGTGACCAAAGACCCGGAAAAGACCGCCAGATTTGTGTGTCAGGTCCATAATTCAGACCCCAATAACACCAAAGTGAATTTTGTCTGGAAGATTAATGAAATGCCAGTAAAAGGGGGAGGAAACAGGATTAAAATCCGGAATTTTAAG GAAAAGGACAGCAATTGGCGTTCAGTATTAACAATAAAGAAACTGGAGTTTTTCGATAAAGGTTTTATTCAGTGTATTGCCAGGAATGGGATGGATCGTATACGATCACAATGTGCTTTGCAGGTCAATCCTGAATCTCACAGATGGG GAAGCACTGCGGCGAATGCTTTGAATTTCGGCGGTTTGGACCCCGaaag tacTGGGGATGTAACCACGTTCCTGCCAAATCCGGTACAGAAAAGTGGAAATCAGGATCAAAATCATTTAATGTCTACAGTACCACAAAAGGCTAAAACTTTTAGCGCCCCCATCACCTTTGATTTGGATAGTTCAGGGAAAGTGACTGATAATAGTGAAAGTTCAGAGCCTTTAGTTGTTTATAATGGGTCTGAGCCCTTCTGTCAAATATAcaa agGCCAAGTTTGCAAGAATTTCCTCGCGAACAGATACGTCTTCGTCCAACCTCCATATACGCAGGAAGACGTAGAAAGCAAATTATTTAACGCCTTTGCCGTAATATCCAGATCAAA agATATATCGAGTAGCTGCAGTAAATTCGCCCAGCCGAGCATATGCTTCTCTGCATTTCCCCTGTGTTTGGATCACAGAGTGGTGAATCAATTTCAGCAGACCCACATCGAGGATTTCAGACTAGCCATCAATGAGACCAAGAAAAAGttccaaaatattagaaaaaggCTGACGAATAGCCTGCGGCGCGTATGTAGAGACGAGTGCATTTTACTGGAAACTGAGCTGTGCAGTAAAGAGTATTCCATCGCCAAAAGACATCCAGTAATAG GGCAGATTATGGAACTGGAAGTGTGCGAGAGCCTTCCAGTGGAAATGGATCCCAGTTCCAGACATTGTTTGTCTTTGGGAGTaggggattttaaaggaaataaagaTGAGCAGTGTTATTGGGACACCGGGAAGTTGTACCGGGGCGTGCATAATACCACCCAATCAGGGGAAATGTGCATCAAATGGTCCCATCAATTCCATTTGTTGCCCTCCGATTATCCGGAGTTAGCGGGGCATAATTATTGCAGAAATCCCGGGGAAAGTGAACCGGAGCCCTTCTGCTATGTGGAACACAATAGGAAGGAGATATGCGGTATTTCCAAGTGCC TTCTAGTATTCGGCACATACGTCGTAGGGATCTTGGCGTTTATTGGATTAATGGTGGTGATAGTTTTCATGTATTTTTACTGCAGGAGGAAGTCGAAAGTCGCCAGAAATCTTCAGAAT GACTTGCCCCAAGTCAACAAAAACATCTACGGAAATCCAGGACCTTCCAGCCCTATAGAAATGAATAGTCTTTTGCCTCCTGTTAACAATATTCCAACTACCAACCATCGCAGCCACAACCACAGCAAAGTTGGCTACCAAAGCCTTCCACAATACACTTACAAAGAAGTGCGGTTCATAAAAGAGTTGGGAGAAGGCGCATTTG GAAAGGTCTATCAAGGCGAACTCAAAACGAGATCAGGCAAAGTCTTTGTGGCGGTTAAATCGTTGAAGGAAAACGCGTCTGCCAAAACACAGGCGGATTTCCAGAGAGAAATTGAGCTCATTTCCGAGTTGAAACACCCCAATATTATATGTCTACTAGGTGTGGTCACTAAACAAGAGCCCATGTGTATGTTGTTTGAATACATGTCGGAA GGAGATTTACACGAATTCCTTATAGGAAACTCTCCGGAGAATGGCAAATGCTTAACGCATGATCAATTTCTCGATATCGCTATTCAAATTGCTCAAG GTATGGAATATCTCTCTGAAAACCATTACGTCCATAGAGATCTGGCAGCTAGAAACTGCCTGGTTTCCAAAGATTTGGAAGTAAAAATCAGCGACTTTGGACTTAGCAGAGACATGTATTCCTGCGACTATTACCG agTGCAGTCCAAGTCATTACTTCCAGTGCGTTGGATGCCGCCAGAATCGATTCTCTACGGTAAATTCACCACCGAGTCCGACGTTTGGAGCTATGGGGTGGTTTTATGGGAGATCTATAGTTATGGTTTGCAG CCCTATTATGGCTATAACAACCAAGACGTGATCAATATGATCCGCTCAAGGAAGCTCCTTCCGTGTCCAGACGCCTGCCCCAGTTACTGCTACGCGCTGATGGTGGAATGCTGGGCAGAGCAGGCTAATCGCAGGCCGACTTTCAAGGAAATCAGCGATAGGCTGAAGGTGTGGAAACAGAGCGGAAGCACTAATG GTGCCTATTTCAAGTCAGTGCCTTCATCATGTCAACCAACTCCTCAGCGACATTGTATGGCCGGCTCAAAGTCGAGTCACACCTCAGATTCGCAAACTTTATGTCCGGCCATGGAGAATCAG ATTTCTTCACTGACTTGGGAAAGTGACAGACATAATATATCAAAACCATCCTCTAGTCGATTACACGACAGCCAAAGCAGCCTCACTTCAGGGAGATCTTCTAG CTTAGGCAACGCCACGCAGAGCACAAATATTAGCGGGGAAGGCAGGAGAGAACGAAGACACAAAGGAAGCAGAAACTTGGACTCCTTGGATAGGATGAATCCTAAGAGTACGGTGGTGAGTAGTAGCACAAGTGGCGACAATTTCGAGACTAGAATTAGGGAGTGA
- the LOC136412577 gene encoding tyrosine-protein kinase transmembrane receptor Ror-like isoform X3, protein MNKVLCLLAVTLLFSSLVNAIPADDEDYEEDNEEDYEDEHSTENTTSNGTLTFIQSLLNVTKDPEKTARFVCQVHNSDPNNTKVNFVWKINEMPVKGGGNRIKIRNFKEKDSNWRSVLTIKKLEFFDKGFIQCIARNGMDRIRSQCALQVNPESHRWGSTAANALNFGGLDPESTGDVTTFLPNPVQKSGNQDQNHLMSTVPQKAKTFSAPITFDLDSSGKVTDNSESSEPLVVYNGSEPFCQIYKGQVCKNFLANRYVFVQPPYTQEDVESKLFNAFAVISRSKDISSSCSKFAQPSICFSAFPLCLDHRVVNQFQQTHIEDFRLAINETKKKFQNIRKRLTNSLRRVCRDECILLETELCSKEYSIAKRHPVIGQIMELEVCESLPVEMDPSSRHCLSLGVGDFKGNKDEQCYWDTGKLYRGVHNTTQSGEMCIKWSHQFHLLPSDYPELAGHNYCRNPGESEPEPFCYVEHNRKEICGISKCLLVFGTYVVGILAFIGLMVVIVFMYFYCRRKSKVARNLQNKDLPQVNKNIYGNPGPSSPIEMNSLLPPVNNIPTTNHRSHNHSKVGYQSLPQYTYKEVRFIKELGEGAFGKVYQGELKTRSGKVFVAVKSLKENASAKTQADFQREIELISELKHPNIICLLGVVTKQEPMCMLFEYMSEGDLHEFLIGNSPENGKCLTHDQFLDIAIQIAQGMEYLSENHYVHRDLAARNCLVSKDLEVKISDFGLSRDMYSCDYYRVQSKSLLPVRWMPPESILYGKFTTESDVWSYGVVLWEIYSYGLQPYYGYNNQDVINMIRSRKLLPCPDACPSYCYALMVECWAEQANRRPTFKEISDRLKVWKQSGSTNGAYFKSVPSSCQPTPQRHCMAGSKSSHTSDSQTLCPAMENQISSLTWESDRHNISKPSSSRLHDSQSSLTSGRSSRVYLTRV, encoded by the exons ATGAATAAGGTCCTTTGTTTATTGGCTGTGACACTGCTTTTTAGCTCATTAG TCAATGCAATCCCCGCAGACGATGAGGATTACGAAGAAGACAACGAGGAAGACTATGAAGATGAACATTCCACCGAAAATACTACATCGAATG GTACATTAACCTTTATTCAGTCGCTTTTGAATGTGACCAAAGACCCGGAAAAGACCGCCAGATTTGTGTGTCAGGTCCATAATTCAGACCCCAATAACACCAAAGTGAATTTTGTCTGGAAGATTAATGAAATGCCAGTAAAAGGGGGAGGAAACAGGATTAAAATCCGGAATTTTAAG GAAAAGGACAGCAATTGGCGTTCAGTATTAACAATAAAGAAACTGGAGTTTTTCGATAAAGGTTTTATTCAGTGTATTGCCAGGAATGGGATGGATCGTATACGATCACAATGTGCTTTGCAGGTCAATCCTGAATCTCACAGATGGG GAAGCACTGCGGCGAATGCTTTGAATTTCGGCGGTTTGGACCCCGaaag tacTGGGGATGTAACCACGTTCCTGCCAAATCCGGTACAGAAAAGTGGAAATCAGGATCAAAATCATTTAATGTCTACAGTACCACAAAAGGCTAAAACTTTTAGCGCCCCCATCACCTTTGATTTGGATAGTTCAGGGAAAGTGACTGATAATAGTGAAAGTTCAGAGCCTTTAGTTGTTTATAATGGGTCTGAGCCCTTCTGTCAAATATAcaa agGCCAAGTTTGCAAGAATTTCCTCGCGAACAGATACGTCTTCGTCCAACCTCCATATACGCAGGAAGACGTAGAAAGCAAATTATTTAACGCCTTTGCCGTAATATCCAGATCAAA agATATATCGAGTAGCTGCAGTAAATTCGCCCAGCCGAGCATATGCTTCTCTGCATTTCCCCTGTGTTTGGATCACAGAGTGGTGAATCAATTTCAGCAGACCCACATCGAGGATTTCAGACTAGCCATCAATGAGACCAAGAAAAAGttccaaaatattagaaaaaggCTGACGAATAGCCTGCGGCGCGTATGTAGAGACGAGTGCATTTTACTGGAAACTGAGCTGTGCAGTAAAGAGTATTCCATCGCCAAAAGACATCCAGTAATAG GGCAGATTATGGAACTGGAAGTGTGCGAGAGCCTTCCAGTGGAAATGGATCCCAGTTCCAGACATTGTTTGTCTTTGGGAGTaggggattttaaaggaaataaagaTGAGCAGTGTTATTGGGACACCGGGAAGTTGTACCGGGGCGTGCATAATACCACCCAATCAGGGGAAATGTGCATCAAATGGTCCCATCAATTCCATTTGTTGCCCTCCGATTATCCGGAGTTAGCGGGGCATAATTATTGCAGAAATCCCGGGGAAAGTGAACCGGAGCCCTTCTGCTATGTGGAACACAATAGGAAGGAGATATGCGGTATTTCCAAGTGCC TTCTAGTATTCGGCACATACGTCGTAGGGATCTTGGCGTTTATTGGATTAATGGTGGTGATAGTTTTCATGTATTTTTACTGCAGGAGGAAGTCGAAAGTCGCCAGAAATCTTCAGAAT AAGGACTTGCCCCAAGTCAACAAAAACATCTACGGAAATCCAGGACCTTCCAGCCCTATAGAAATGAATAGTCTTTTGCCTCCTGTTAACAATATTCCAACTACCAACCATCGCAGCCACAACCACAGCAAAGTTGGCTACCAAAGCCTTCCACAATACACTTACAAAGAAGTGCGGTTCATAAAAGAGTTGGGAGAAGGCGCATTTG GAAAGGTCTATCAAGGCGAACTCAAAACGAGATCAGGCAAAGTCTTTGTGGCGGTTAAATCGTTGAAGGAAAACGCGTCTGCCAAAACACAGGCGGATTTCCAGAGAGAAATTGAGCTCATTTCCGAGTTGAAACACCCCAATATTATATGTCTACTAGGTGTGGTCACTAAACAAGAGCCCATGTGTATGTTGTTTGAATACATGTCGGAA GGAGATTTACACGAATTCCTTATAGGAAACTCTCCGGAGAATGGCAAATGCTTAACGCATGATCAATTTCTCGATATCGCTATTCAAATTGCTCAAG GTATGGAATATCTCTCTGAAAACCATTACGTCCATAGAGATCTGGCAGCTAGAAACTGCCTGGTTTCCAAAGATTTGGAAGTAAAAATCAGCGACTTTGGACTTAGCAGAGACATGTATTCCTGCGACTATTACCG agTGCAGTCCAAGTCATTACTTCCAGTGCGTTGGATGCCGCCAGAATCGATTCTCTACGGTAAATTCACCACCGAGTCCGACGTTTGGAGCTATGGGGTGGTTTTATGGGAGATCTATAGTTATGGTTTGCAG CCCTATTATGGCTATAACAACCAAGACGTGATCAATATGATCCGCTCAAGGAAGCTCCTTCCGTGTCCAGACGCCTGCCCCAGTTACTGCTACGCGCTGATGGTGGAATGCTGGGCAGAGCAGGCTAATCGCAGGCCGACTTTCAAGGAAATCAGCGATAGGCTGAAGGTGTGGAAACAGAGCGGAAGCACTAATG GTGCCTATTTCAAGTCAGTGCCTTCATCATGTCAACCAACTCCTCAGCGACATTGTATGGCCGGCTCAAAGTCGAGTCACACCTCAGATTCGCAAACTTTATGTCCGGCCATGGAGAATCAG ATTTCTTCACTGACTTGGGAAAGTGACAGACATAATATATCAAAACCATCCTCTAGTCGATTACACGACAGCCAAAGCAGCCTCACTTCAGGGAGATCTTCTAG AGTTTATTTGACGCGTGTTTAG